A window of the Fuscovulum sp. genome harbors these coding sequences:
- a CDS encoding DUF551 domain-containing protein — protein MTDIHKEALEYIFGAGCGAGIDWERVVREKLTPPLPLPYHYAMMFYSPWMPIETAPKDGTEFLALNYDGLILHCDKVSTSFLGNLFYSVKGSTAHCSPTHWMPLPKPPS, from the coding sequence ATGACCGACATTCACAAGGAAGCACTGGAATACATCTTCGGCGCGGGTTGCGGCGCAGGTATCGATTGGGAACGCGTTGTTAGGGAGAAACTGACGCCGCCACTACCGCTGCCGTATCACTACGCGATGATGTTCTATTCGCCGTGGATGCCGATCGAGACAGCACCGAAGGATGGGACCGAGTTTCTCGCCCTAAACTATGACGGCTTAATCCTTCACTGCGATAAGGTTTCTACATCCTTTCTCGGCAACCTGTTTTATAGCGTTAAAGGCTCCACCGCACATTGTTCCCCAACCCACTGGATGCCTCTCCCCAAACCTCCCTCTTGA
- a CDS encoding GIY-YIG nuclease family protein, whose amino-acid sequence MAIHQPIRVEGHRPRLNQEAPWSDKAKKSAIAQDRQRAVLYVIQREGSRICKVGRTTQLKQRLLELQRITRFRLNVQFWAEVMAYDASRVETEALSNIWSAFGRQRVSEWRIVEPASAAEAIVNACQKLGVRIFAMGGFPGALDPSMSEVKELLCEPVEFIDKWGRLPREEYAPQARSVSI is encoded by the coding sequence ATGGCTATTCACCAACCTATCCGAGTAGAGGGCCATCGTCCACGGCTCAACCAAGAAGCGCCGTGGTCCGACAAAGCAAAGAAGTCCGCCATAGCACAGGATCGTCAGCGCGCGGTTCTATACGTAATCCAGCGCGAGGGAAGCCGCATTTGCAAGGTGGGGCGGACGACCCAACTCAAGCAAAGGCTTTTGGAATTGCAGCGCATTACTCGATTCAGGCTGAATGTCCAATTTTGGGCGGAAGTCATGGCATATGATGCATCGCGCGTTGAAACCGAGGCCCTGAGCAACATCTGGAGCGCATTTGGTCGCCAAAGGGTTTCTGAATGGCGGATCGTGGAACCTGCTAGCGCGGCAGAGGCAATCGTTAACGCTTGTCAGAAGCTAGGCGTTCGCATCTTCGCAATGGGCGGCTTCCCCGGCGCGCTTGACCCATCGATGAGTGAGGTCAAAGAGCTTCTGTGCGAACCCGTCGAGTTTATTGATAAGTGGGGCAGGCTGCCACGTGAAGAATATGCGCCACAAGCGCGCTCAGTAAGCATTTGA